In Vigna angularis cultivar LongXiaoDou No.4 chromosome 8, ASM1680809v1, whole genome shotgun sequence, one DNA window encodes the following:
- the LOC108343765 gene encoding uncharacterized protein LOC108343765, with protein sequence MGEEREDTQRLKRIAADSYDYDNDSRWPDYWSNVLIPPHMASRNDVVSHFKRKFYQRYVDSDLMVEPMSVGASSSQPARSSATSSTTPPTNNQPRARSSASTNRTSGTTSSTAGAAPLRWDRQTIMFSVNAWVFVVGFLATIPLVPKHLSHRAYRLSFLGTTCSSLYSLYSQYGKPRAWNMQALQVYFQSITASNDFIYFIFCLTFVTSHLCLKFALIPILCWSLEHVAKFLRRNFSRSMLYRKYLEEPCVWVESNNTTLNILTSHAEIGLGFLLIISLFSWQRNIIQTFMYWQLLKLMYHVPVTAPYHQSVWAQIGRTVNPVIQRHVPFLKAPVTAIQRWWLR encoded by the exons AtgggagaagagagagaagataCACAGAGGCTGAAGCGAATAGCGGCGGATTCGTACGACTACGACAATGACTCTCGATGGCCTGATTACTGGAGCAACGTCCTCATCCCTCCGCACATGGCCTCTCGTAACGACGTTGTTTCCCACTTCAAGCGCAAGTTCTACCAGCGCTACGTT GATTCTGATCTGATGGTGGAACCAATGTCAGTCGGTGCCAGTTCATCCCAGCCTGCTCGTTCATCAGCAACCTCATCAACGACGCCCCCAACAAATAATCAACCTCGTGCAAGAAGTTCTG CATCAACTAATAGAACATCGGGGACTACATCCTCAACTGCAGGTGCAGCACCTTTGCGCTGGGATCGGCAGACTATTATGTTTTCTGTCAATGCTTGG GTGTTTGTTGTTGGTTTCCTAGCAACCATTCCACTGGTACCGAAGCATCTTTCTCATAGGGCTTATCGACTTTCTTTTCTGGGCACTACTTGCTCATCTCTGTACTCTTTGTACTCGCAATATGGA AAGCCAAGAGCGTGGAATATGCAGGCCTTGCAAGTTTACTTTCAATCAATAACTGCTTCAAACGATTTTATATACTTCATCTTCTGCCTTACATTTGTTACATCTCATCTTTGCCTTAAAT TTGCTTTAATACCTATCTTATGTTGGTCACTTGAACATGTTGCCAAGTTCCTGAGACGGAATTTCAGTCGCTCGATGTTGTACAG gAAGTACTTGGAAGAGCCTTGTGTTTGGGTGGAGTCAAACAACACTACCCTCAATATACTGACATCGCATGCTGAGATTGGACTTGGATTCCTGCTTATCATCTCATTGTTCTC GTGGCAGCGGAACATAATACAAACATTCATGTACTGGCAG CTTTTGAAGCTTATGTATCATGTTCCTGTTACCGCCCCTTACCATCAAAGTGTCTGGGCTCAAATTGGGAGGACGGTTAATCCTGTCATCCAACGCCACGTACCATTCTTGAAGGCTCCTGTAACTGCAATTCAAAGATGGTGGCTAAGGTAG